The following are encoded together in the Candida orthopsilosis Co 90-125, chromosome 5 draft sequence genome:
- a CDS encoding Qcr9 ubiquinol cytochrome c reductase, which translates to MSIFTGLGRIFERNSIYVGTILAGAFAFEGFFDSAINKWWDAHNHAKLWSTVKPKFIENDEDEEDDE; encoded by the exons ATGTCAATTTTC ACTGGACTCGGTCGTATATTTGAGAGAAACTCGATATATGTTGGTACTATTTTAGCCGGAGCTTTTGCTTTCGAGGGATTTTTTGACAGTGCTATAAACAAATGGTGGGATGCTCATAATCATGCCAAATTGTGGTCCACTGTGAAACctaaatttattgaaaatgatgaggacgaagaggatgatgaaTAA
- a CDS encoding Tys1 tRNA-Tyr synthetase has protein sequence MSSVTDPEAQYELITRDLQEVLNGQIIKDVLVNEKRPVKIYWGTAPTGKPHCGYFVPMVKLAHFLKAGCEVKVLLADLHAFLDNMKAPLEVVQYRAKYYEWVIKAILRSINVPIEKLIFVVGSSYQKDGPYIMDLFKLSNVVSQNDAKRAGADVVKQVANPLLSGLIYPLMQAIDEEHLGVDAQFGGVDQRKIFVLAEENLPSIGYKKRAHLMNPMVPGLGQGGKMSASDPNSKIDILEEPKVVKKKVNSAYCAPGETKDNGLIAFVEYVIQPIHELKTGKTGSFDLTIDRPEKYGGPIHYDSVEQLKKDYTKGNLSPPDLKIGVADRINELLAPIREEFEKNEEFQLAQKNGYPVEQPKQEKKVKKPKNKGTKYPGGGNQTGNVDAKSEADVAATAKSVEEAVKKIEETKIE, from the coding sequence ATGTCCAGTGTCACAGACCCAGAAGCACAATACGAATTAATTACTAGGGACTTACAAGAAGTTTTAAACGGCCAAATCATTAAAGATGTCTTAGTGAACGAAAAGAGACCGGTGAAAATTTATTGGGGTACAGCTCCGACCGGAAAACCTCATTGTGGATACTTTGTTCCTATGGTGAAACTAGCTCATTTTTTGAAAGCCGGATGTGAAGTCAAGGTGTTATTAGCAGATTTGCATGCATTCTTAGACAACATGAAGGCACCATTGGAGGTTGTACAATATCGTGCCAAATACTACGAATGGGTGATTAAAGCTATTTTGAGGTCAATCAACGTTCCTATtgagaagttgatttttgtCGTTGGTTCTTCTTATCAGAAAGATGGCCCTTATATTATGGaccttttcaaattatctAATGTTGTGTCGCAAAACGATGCTAAACGAGCTGGTGCTGATGTTGTTAAACAAGTTGCAAATCCATTGTTGTCTGGATTGATCTATCCATTGATGCAAgccattgatgaagagcATTTGGGCGTAGATGCTCAGTTTGGGGGTGTTGACCAAAGGAAAATTTTCGTTTTAGCAGAGGAGAATTTACCAAGTATAGGATACAAGAAGAGAGCCCATTTAATGAACCCTATGGTCCCAGGTTTAGGTCAGGGTGGTAAGATGAGTGCTTCTGATCCAAACTCTAAAATAGATATTTTGGAAGAACCAAAAGTGGTCAAAAAGAAGGTAAATAGTGCTTATTGTGCCCCCGGGGAAACCAAGGACAATGGTCTTATAGCCTTCGTTGAGTATGTCATACAACCTATTcatgaattgaaaacagGAAAAACCGGTTCTTTTGATCTTACTATTGATAGACCTGAGAAATATGGAGGACCAATTCATTATGATTCAGTtgagcaattgaaaaaagatTATACAAAAGGAAACTTGTCACCTcctgatttgaaaattggtgTCGCAGATAGAATCAACGAATTGCTTGCACCAATTAgagaagaatttgaaaagaacgAAGAATTTCAATTAGCACAAAAGAATGGGTACCCAGTTGAGCAACccaaacaagaaaagaaagttaAGAAACCAAAGAACAAAGGTACAAAATACCCAGGAGGTGGAAACCAAACTGGTAATGTAGATGCTAAATCAGAAGCGGATGTTGCAGCTACAGCAAAAAGTGTTGAAGAAGCGGTAAAGAAGATAGAGGAAACTAAAATAGAATAA
- a CDS encoding Ubr1 protein (protein similar to S. cerevisiae Ubr1p ubiquitin-protein ligase) → MDEDKLKRFLVELPSALSFRNGSRVHEYVFKVLYFMSTNNGEYLSHLFPDLPPISELDRERLVNSDFTLETLDKLSSLQKPESKEYSHPKNKPCARLFKAGDSVYRCEECGFDDTCVLCSYCFNEQDHVGHSVSMYTSTGTSGGVCDCGDPEAFVTTLHCKCSARKVASTSYEGQVEEPNHEYLYQTIKVCLDYVLDITNSNVCTLPIIHEHMNKGSFNFNPRSLSNYFSLPSGKYGGATDVNSDNWILVLWNDEFHDLGQAIHAIRLGLSCNDNRATQIATRIDKEGYCVLKEASTYEALMKSKELVERGGLISTIISIRDLYRELIVREIIFWLDDILDSYDEAFKLKSQAILTQLLLDNDYRFAKVFPEEFLRGLTYGTMDECFKNGIPVEDKFVTQFNSNQVRTPISSLDLRERMIYLLAKPDLELPFSRFQILLIFQIRLPKLVRKKLVSILLPLLVANIFLKGKFAKQFTEIYPMLLTICAYSDREDHLNLIAEISSQLYTCPVTVRKLLESSHANYIINGLTRIIEESCSVWDEDIGHCIFVDSDTDSQADRRLKRALLRGIHDLEHFSSTNLGPQALQAYLRPKNFVFLVSFLKLFHDYLPMTRKRGDHVEQESMTFRLHPAISVPILSSLRNIAASQIGHPNLDWVIEKLTNFLAGEEMYRVEYGSDNMRVSTNAHAFVHPLTSFLSYLIQFNGYDGLYPLLEGHKRAMIMLSDASLRSIVLGSQIKIGFWIRNGVSASRQASMYFGPSMSDLTFTRDMHLQQVALLIGNSEEMVKSFLARWELNDWFSNRVECNDTIYEERFFSVVERFVGFVYKLLTDRSMFSRLSSREMELEETRKFMTYYLCEKARGYTKLKMKVDSDVCDLPEFDEILYDIADYQPPSALLDTGLYRLKDSMYSQLDPMGLFLDPSKFQILYDVLTKKLAKTTNVKEQEVILTPQISFSGDVAVDKKIGEFLKTTLFVKVIHKLLRVAIDSGNESYLPQLLHLIHAIIIDDEHIHGKDYLSESFIDIPVCDLLLTIVESNMSKPVVRKADFLVEQLLVKDRRILENLVSCFGEDYVQSFKRRKTQLFESKAEREKRVSEERKKKIMKKFSKQQEKFLKNNKKLNEEHAEQMEQEDGDARVCVICGEKEKAGQAFGIFLIATEAPLFWKVDNLFESDSTRTWSEDLFAYADKSKFGQGYNIYSKWKEFQRPVFSSCGHGIHYECFKRGVGHIKYYPCPLCRTYHDAFMPFIVHEPLETSGLRDVVFNKTIDESSPKKLDVLRNLFVPKNSGIQYHHYLESRSRYEDNFDHWIVNMGSTIQMSEIGTRLNGKSGYSDFLSQIPRNIRNLFKALVQAQVMIADLSDPWERHAWEEDRNYILESGEESDMQTGVFNETLVLFFTSEQSLATLARKGVSRIIGKLMARVKLDLDDTDYFETSREQHDYQISSSGFDDFARLWSDSGLSSDFERYGSHVFDLAQHILGVYLRQVVIFQHVLLSQCDDAYSVDGEIYAQMSEEIKSQLNVFGVDPLMEVLQIPSLGDIFSRIRDSETLEHKEYEAARVIKHTTSVNQVLALDYPGQIHLCTLPEDFQNGLLKLSEMNVLRKCMCMFCGQWLNKGHQYGHMKVCSKFGIIYDPARNTSRICIQVGENSLVLEIPGPYVTKHGEPKGHRVKGKAFLNKEKFKELNRLWVNQGLYSYVSRPLFGSAPNMMMPNFGIIPGPGAGVGAMDLDDEGEIWDVGDDDEEDEFMFT, encoded by the coding sequence ATGGATGAGGATAAGCTCAAGCGATTTTTGGTTGAGTTGCCATCAGCTCTTTCGTTTCGAAATGGTTCTCGAGTGCATGAATATGTTTTCAAGGTGCTTTATTTCATGTCAACAAATAATGGTGAATATTTACTGCATTTGTTTCCAGACCTCCCACCTATTCTGGAATTAGATCGTGAAAGACTTGTCAATTCCGATTTCACTCTAGAAACCTTGGACAAGCTTTCATCCCTTCAAAAACCTGAGTCAAAAGAATATTCTCACCCAAAAAACAAGCCTTGCGCTAGGCTATTTAAGGCTGGAGACCTGGTTTATAGATGCGAGGAGTGTGGTTTCGATGACACGTGTGTCTTGTGCTCATATTGTTTTAATGAACAGGATCATGTGGGTCATTCGGTCCTGATGTATACATCGACTGGGACGTCAGGCGGGGTGTGTGACTGTGGAGATCCAGAGGCATTTGTTACTACGTTACATTGTAAATGTTCAGCGAGAAAGGTGGCCAGTACTTCATATGAAGGTCAAGTTGAAGAGCCAAACCATGAGTATTTATATCAGACTATCAAAGTATGTCTTGATTATGTGCTAGATATCACCAATTCAAACGTTTGCACGTTGCCTATAATTCACGAGCACATGAACAAAGGatcattcaacttcaacccAAGATCGTTGTCCAATTATTTCTCATTACCTAGTGGGAAGTATGGCGGAGCAACTGATGTGAATTCTGACAACTGGATTTTGGTTTTATGGAACGATGAATTTCATGATTTAGGACAAGCAATACACGCTATAAGGTTAGGGCTCTCTTGCAACGATAACAGAGCAACTcaaattgcaacaagaaTTGACAAAGAAGGCTATTGTGTTTTGAAGGAAGCCTCGACGTATGAAGCGTTGATGAAGTCCAAAGAACTTGTTGAAAGAGGTGGCttaatttcaacaatcatATCCATCAGGGATCTATATCGAGAACTTATTGTGCGAGAAATTATATTTTGGCTTGATGATATTTTAGACTCATATGACGAAGCATTCAAGCTCAAAAGTCAAGCTATATTGACTCAGCTCCTTTTGGATAACGACTACAGATTCGCAAAGGTATTTCCAGAAGAGTTTCTCCGTGGCCTCACATATGGCACTATGGATGAGTGCTTCAAAAACGGTATCCCAGTTGAAGACAAGTTTGTTACCCAGttcaattcaaaccaaGTTAGAACCCCTATCAGTAGCTTGGATTTACGTGAACGAATGATATATCTTTTAGCTAAACCTGACTTGGAGCTTCCATTTTCaagatttcaaatccttttGATCTTTCAAATAAGGTTACCCAAACTTGTCCggaaaaaattggtttCTATTTTGTTACCGCTTCTTGTTGCCAACATTTTCTTGAAGGgaaaatttgcaaaacaattcaCTGAGATATATCCAATGTTGCTAACAATATGTGCATATCTGGACAGAGAAGACCACTTGAACCTTATTGCGGAAATCTCTTCCCAACTTTACACGTGTCCAGTTACCGTGAGGAAGCTATTAGAGTCGTCCCATGCGAactacatcatcaatggaCTTACTAGAATCATCGAGGAAAGCTGCTCGGTGTGGGACGAAGATATTGGACATTGCATATTCGTAGATTCTGATACTGATTCCCAAGCAGATagaagattgaaaagagCTCTTCTCAGGGGTATCCACGATTTGGAGCATTTCTCGTCGACAAATTTAGGACCACAAGCTTTGCAAGCCTATTTGCGCCCtaaaaattttgtctttCTTGTCctgtttttgaaactttttcaCGACTATTTGCCAATGACTAGAAAACGTGGAGATCATGTGGAACAAGAACTGATGACTTTTAGGCTTCATCCTGCAATTTCAGTGCCTattttatcatcattgagAAATATAGCAGCCAGTCAAATTGGTCATCCTAATTTGGATTGGGTGATTGAAAAGCTCACAAACTTTCTTGCTGGAGAGGAGATGTATCGGGTTGAATACGGGTCAGATAACATGAGGGTCAGTACAAATGCACATGCGTTTGTCCATCCCTTGACAAGTTTTTTGTCGTATCTAATCCAATTCAATGGCTATGATGGTTTATATCCATTGTTGGAAGGTCATAAAAGAGCAATGATCATGTTGTCAGATGCTTCACTAAGAAGTATTGTACTTGGATCCCAGATAAAGATTGGGTTTTGGATAAGGAATGGAGTATCGGCATCGCGCCAGGCAAGCATGTACTTTGGTCCAAGCATGTCTGACTTGACATTCACCAGGGACATGCATTTGCAACAAGTTGCATTGCTAATCGGAAACTCGGAAGAGATGgtaaaaagttttttggCAAGGTGGGAGTTGAATGATTGGTTTTCCAACAGGGTGGAGTGTAATGATACGATATACGAGGAGAGATTTTTTTCCGTTGTGGAGagatttgttggatttgtttACAAGTTGCTAACCGATAGATCCATGTTTAGTCGCTTGTCATCCAGGGAGATGGAACTTGAGGAGACGAGAAAGTTCATGACGTACTATTTGTGCGAAAAGGCTAGAGGCTATacgaaattgaagatgaaagtGGACTCAGATGTCTGTGATTTGCCTgagtttgatgaaatacTATACGATATTGCCGACTATCAACCACCTTCCGCATTGCTTGATACAGGACTATATCGACTCAAGGACTCAATGTACTCGCAATTAGATCCCATGGGGCTTTTTTTAGATCCAtcaaagtttcaaattttgtatGATGTGTTGACGAAAAAGTTGGCAAAAACAACGAATGTCAAAGAGCAGGAGGTTATCTTGACGCCACAAATTTCCTTTTCAGGGGATGTTGCTGTGGATAAAAAAATAGGcgagtttttgaaaaccaCCTTATTCGTTAAGGTTATACACAAGCTTTTGAGAGTAGCAATTGACTCTGGCAACGAATCCTATCTCCCACAATTGTTGCACTTGATACATGCAATAATCATTGACGATGAACATATTCATGGAAAGGACTACTTATCTGAACTGTTTATTGATATACCCGTCTGTGACTTATTATTGACCATAGTTGAGTCCAACATGTCCAAGCCAGTTGTACGTAAGGCAGACTTTTTGGTTGAGCAGCTTCTCGTCAAAGACCGAAGGATTCTCGAAAATTTGGTCAGCTGTTTTGGAGAGGATTATGTACAGTCATTCAAGAGGCGAAAAACTCAATTATTTGAATCTAAAGCAGAAAGGGAGAAAAGGGTATCTGaggaaagaaagaaaaagattatgaagaagttttcaaaacaacaagagaagtttttgaaaaacaacaaaaagttGAACGAAGAGCATGCTGAGCAAATGGAGCAAGAGGATGGTGATGCTAGGGTTTGTGTCATTTGCggggaaaaagaaaaggcAGGCCAAGCGTTTGGAATTTTCCTTATTGCAACAGAAGCACCAttattttggaaagttgATAACCTCTTCGAAAGTGATTCCACGAGAACTTGGTCCGAAGATTTGTTTGCCTATGCAGACAAGTCCAAGTTCGGCCAAGGATATAACATATACTCAAAGTGGAAAGAATTTCAGAGGCCAGTTTTCTCCTCATGTGGTCATGGAATTCATTATGAGTGTTTCAAAAGAGGGGTGGGTCACATTAAATACTACCCTTGTCCTTTGTGTCGCACATATCATGACGCCTTTATGCCCTTTATTGTACATGAACCATTGGAGACTTCTGGATTGCGAGACGTTGTGTTTAATAAAACCATCGATGAACTGAGTCCTAAAAAATTGGATGTTTTACGTAACCTTTTTGTCCCCAAGAATAGTGGAATTCAGTATCACCACTATCTAGAGCTGAGAAGCAGGTATGAAGATAATTTCGACCATTGGATTGTTAATATGGGTAGCACCATTCAAATGAGTGAAATTGGCACCCGGTTGAACGGCAAATCAGGATATTCTGACTTCTTGAGCCAAATTCCACGGAATATAAGAAATTTGTTCAAGGCTTTGGTTCAGGCCCAAGTGATGATAGCAGACCTTTCGGATCCGTGGGAGAGACACGCGTGGGAAGAGGATAGAAACTATATTTTGGAGCTGGGAGAAGAGTCAGACATGCAAACTGGAGTGTTTAATGAAACTTTGGTCTTGTTCTTCACTTCCGAGCAGTCGCTAGCAACTTTGGCTAGAAAGGGGGTGTCAAgaattattggaaaattgaTGGCTCGTGTTAAGTTGGATTTGGACGATACCGATTACTTTGAGACATCGAGGGAGCAACATGATTACCAGATTTCCCTGTCTGGTTTTGACGATTTTGCTCGACTCTGGTCTGATTCAGGGTTGTCTTCAGACTTTGAACGATATGGTAGTCACgtttttgatttggcaCAACATATTTTGGGTGTTTACTTGAGACAAGTAgttatttttcaacatgTTTTATTAAGCCAGTGCGATGATGCCTATTCTGTCGATGGTGAGATATACGCGCAAATGTCCGAGGAAATAAAGAGTCAGCTAAACGTATTTGGGGTGGATCCGTTAATGGAGGTATTGCAAATACCTTCACTTGGAGATATTTTCTCGCGGATACGTGATCTGGAGACACTCGAACATAAGGAATATGAAGCCGCTCGCGTTATAAAACATACTACCTCAGTGAACCAAGTGCTTGCTCTCGATTATCCCGGACAAATTCATTTATGTACCTTGCCAGAGGATTTTCAAAACggattgttgaaattgtcagAGATGAATGTATTGCGCAAATGTATGTGTATGTTTTGTGGTCAATGGTTAAACAAGGGTCATCAATATGGCCACATGAAAGTGTGTTCCAAGTTTGGAATAATTTATGATCCAGCAAGGAATACTTCACGCATCTGTATCCAGGTTGGTGAGAACTCGCTTGTGCTAGAAATCCCTGGTCCATATGTAACAAAGCATGGTGAACCAAAAGGTCATAGAGTCAAGGGTAAAGcttttttgaataaagaGAAGTTCAAGGAGTTGAACAGACTTTGGGTCAATCAGGGCTTATATAGCTACGTTTCGAGACCCTTGTTTGGGTCCGCTCCCAATATGATGATGCCAAATTTTGGTATTATTCCAGGTCctggtgctggtgttgGTGCTATGGACCTCGATGACGAAGGGGAGATCTGggatgttggtgatgatgatgaagaagatgagTTTATGTTTACATAA